The proteins below are encoded in one region of Buttiauxella gaviniae:
- a CDS encoding autotransporter outer membrane beta-barrel domain-containing protein: protein MDKYKKTSSALRVHRARLPIIPFSLSLLTLSISTIVNPAFAGGDGGNGGFNSSEYGFAGDAGDSTTGVGGNGGVGFKHGGGYNNGGGAGRVISTATTITTSVTGGAGGTGSDGDGTRGANGGGGGGTGVVAKGAIINKSVITGGAGGMGGTGRGGRTGSGGGGAGVVTNSSVTNSGTITGGSSTTTWNGGGGGGGAGIYVSGNTAQVSIINTGTINGGNGGNNLATPQGGRGGNGEGGAAGASRSAYSDGGMAIRGGNLLIQNAGVINAGAGGDGAQNYAIYFNGGTNQLLLSTGSVISGTVYGGGSDTLLLQNALATAGSDTTGGGSLDGSQYIGIEHLILNSGTWTLSNTLSLSDAILNNGLLLLTTGTSLGASVVKAQGGGLGAASDGITINKNITLLVNPDASGGNGLTLGGTHDFILSGVLSGAGDLNQTGSHKTTLTGINTYTGQTTVNGGSLNLSGNGSIANTRLLNIKSGSVDISAVNTGASLARLSGDSTGTLALGSKTLTLTNAQDTFAGNITGSGNLTIDEGSETFSGNSSTFSGTTTANDSASAIVTGTLGSSASQVNINSGGRLAGTGTVGGSVDIADNGILNPGLETATSPVGTLTIKKDLSLSDLSQLNYQFGSAYTPGGQNNDLTNVNGDLTLDGELNVTVTPGQKFNYGVYRIFNYDGTLNDNTLAIAKLPVGFDADDFYIQTNIKGQVNLINSTGITLRFWDGDNGTPNDSAIQGGDGTWRDSVTDPWTIETGKLNSSWSDKNFAVFMGTGGTVTVDNTDGDINTSGMQFYVDGYTLEDGTLTLTPVDGDTDSIIRVGDGSEPSSGYIATINSILTGASGLSKEGYGKLILGGVNTYTGDTTIESGVLSVAQSNNLGDASGKVILDGGTLETRTTLNLNRDISLTDEGGALQTDTDTTLTDDRGISGTGDLTKLGDGTLRLTGKNSYTGATNIKGGTLSLSQEGSLTASKQVDLENGTLDISTANQPVSLKAMSGDSTSNVTLGGQTLKLTNDKTGSTFAGVISGSGDIELNGVNETLSGVNTYSGNTTVTDGSLLLSGDGSLADSQLLTLTNSQFDVTGINTATSISALAGDSTAEVLLGSKALTLTDAQGDFGGIFTGDDSSNLTITSGAQTLSGTSDHFEGDVTVENNAQLYINGSFGSALSLIETQAKGVLGGSGTVGGDVIIDDDATLSPGSAAGKLGTLNIAGALQLNQNSVLNYQFGEANVAGGALNSLTSVGGDLMLDGQLNVSASPGGKFLPGVYRLFNYQGELTDNTLEVNSLPAGVNPADIYVQTAVKNQVNLINSTTRNPLNFWEGTDSVANDGVISGGDGTWRASPTSDWTNQYGAPNANWAQQGFAVFSAAPGKVSVDNVDGAINTDGMQFVVDGYQLEDGELTLQKNSQADGAIIRVGDGTTAGAVITATIASKLTGNTALVKEDAGTLILSGNNDYTGGTYINGGTLSVAGDGNLGESTGAVNLNNGTLRVTDNMVTPRAVVLNSLNDAIEVDADKTLTLQQGLSGAGSLTKQGAGELQLEQANTYAGSTLIAQGVLSTQNAGILNASSPLTIAQNAGLNLAGNTQQTGTLTNGGTLNFGSQPGTQLVVNGDYQGNNGQLVMNAALAGDDSLTDQLKVSGNTSGNTQLIVTNRAGLGAQTVNGVKVVEVGGRSDGIFTLKSDYQFRGQGAVIVGPYSYQLYKNGVSTPQDGDWYLRSQVTSPVPPAPPASVDTTDSTGSYGAPPAPTGSDVSSSSQAFRPIWQPGVPLYESYPSVLAQFNHLSTLKQRVGGRNWSSSDTLENGVELGSWGRMVGNKTKETATSSATDSTLRTNSVMWQVGVDGVVHENASGTLVAGVNARYGNVNADIKSLFGNGSIDSTGYGPGATLTWYGNNGWYVDNQAQFNWYSSSLYSDTLKRSMTENNHAYGYALSSETGKHILLSDNWTLTPQAQVVYSWVNFQDFTDPYGTHVTDDSNGSTLVRVGVSPEYQRAWSKANETSHLRVYGIANLEKAYSAATQIEVSNLPMTRRTQTLWQSLGGGGEVQLANGKYQFYGEVSAKTALENTPEKNYALNATAGFKMNF from the coding sequence ATGGATAAATATAAAAAAACATCTTCGGCACTCAGAGTGCATCGCGCCAGACTCCCCATTATTCCGTTTTCTCTCAGTTTACTGACGCTTTCAATCAGCACCATTGTTAACCCGGCATTTGCCGGGGGAGATGGCGGCAACGGTGGATTTAACTCCTCTGAATATGGCTTTGCTGGCGATGCCGGGGACAGCACGACCGGTGTTGGGGGTAATGGTGGCGTAGGTTTTAAACATGGTGGTGGGTATAACAATGGGGGGGGAGCGGGACGTGTCATTTCAACAGCAACCACCATAACCACCTCAGTCACAGGCGGGGCTGGCGGTACCGGCTCTGATGGTGATGGTACCCGCGGCGCTAACGGCGGCGGCGGCGGTGGAACCGGTGTGGTGGCTAAAGGGGCCATCATCAATAAAAGTGTTATTACCGGTGGCGCGGGGGGAATGGGGGGAACCGGGCGCGGGGGCAGAACTGGCAGCGGCGGCGGTGGTGCAGGCGTCGTGACTAACTCCTCAGTAACCAACAGCGGCACGATAACAGGCGGCTCCAGTACCACCACCTGGAACGGCGGTGGCGGCGGTGGCGGGGCGGGTATTTATGTTTCAGGCAATACCGCACAGGTTAGCATCATCAACACCGGAACGATTAATGGAGGAAACGGAGGTAATAACCTGGCAACGCCTCAGGGTGGTAGAGGGGGTAACGGGGAAGGCGGTGCCGCAGGGGCTTCTCGTTCGGCCTATTCGGATGGGGGGATGGCTATTCGGGGTGGCAACCTGCTGATACAAAACGCCGGCGTTATTAATGCCGGGGCGGGTGGAGATGGCGCGCAAAACTATGCCATTTATTTTAATGGCGGCACAAACCAGCTCCTGCTTTCAACGGGAAGTGTCATTTCCGGCACGGTATATGGGGGTGGCAGTGACACCCTTTTATTACAAAATGCACTGGCAACAGCAGGAAGTGATACCACCGGCGGGGGCTCTCTTGATGGTTCGCAATACATAGGTATTGAACATTTAATTCTGAACAGCGGAACATGGACGCTAAGTAACACACTTTCCCTCAGTGATGCAATTTTAAACAACGGCTTGTTACTGTTAACCACCGGCACATCGTTAGGCGCGTCCGTGGTTAAAGCTCAGGGGGGCGGGCTTGGCGCTGCCTCAGATGGCATTACCATCAATAAAAATATCACGCTGTTGGTTAATCCGGATGCTTCTGGTGGAAACGGTCTGACGTTGGGTGGAACTCACGATTTTATATTAAGTGGTGTTCTGAGCGGTGCCGGGGATTTAAATCAGACCGGTAGCCATAAAACCACGCTGACCGGAATAAACACTTACACCGGGCAAACCACCGTGAATGGCGGAAGCCTGAATTTGTCAGGTAATGGCAGTATTGCTAACACCCGCCTGTTAAATATTAAAAGCGGAAGCGTTGATATTTCTGCTGTAAACACCGGCGCAAGCCTGGCTCGCCTGTCCGGCGACAGCACGGGTACTCTGGCTCTGGGAAGTAAAACCTTAACCTTAACGAATGCCCAGGATACGTTTGCGGGGAATATTACCGGGAGCGGAAATCTGACTATTGATGAGGGAAGCGAAACCTTCAGCGGAAACAGTTCAACGTTTAGCGGAACCACAACGGCCAATGATAGCGCGAGTGCCATTGTTACCGGGACGCTGGGGAGCAGTGCAAGCCAGGTCAATATTAATTCAGGTGGCCGGCTTGCGGGGACGGGAACCGTGGGGGGCAGCGTTGATATTGCTGATAATGGGATCCTTAACCCCGGTCTGGAAACAGCCACGTCTCCCGTAGGCACGCTCACCATTAAAAAGGATTTGAGTCTCTCTGATTTGAGCCAGCTTAATTATCAGTTTGGTAGCGCCTATACCCCTGGTGGGCAAAATAACGATTTGACCAATGTTAACGGTGACTTAACGCTCGACGGTGAGCTTAATGTGACCGTGACACCGGGGCAGAAATTTAACTATGGCGTCTACCGGATTTTCAATTATGACGGAACGTTAAATGACAACACGCTGGCCATCGCGAAGTTACCGGTTGGGTTTGATGCCGATGATTTTTATATTCAGACCAATATTAAGGGTCAGGTAAACCTGATTAACTCCACCGGAATTACATTGCGTTTCTGGGACGGTGATAACGGCACGCCTAACGACTCCGCTATCCAGGGGGGCGACGGAACATGGCGTGACAGCGTAACGGATCCCTGGACCATTGAGACCGGAAAACTTAACTCCTCCTGGAGTGATAAAAACTTTGCGGTATTTATGGGCACCGGTGGAACCGTCACCGTGGATAACACGGATGGCGATATTAATACCTCCGGGATGCAGTTCTATGTTGATGGATACACATTAGAGGATGGCACTCTGACCTTAACGCCGGTTGATGGCGATACCGATTCAATCATTCGGGTCGGGGATGGTTCAGAGCCAAGCTCCGGTTACATCGCGACGATAAACAGTATTCTTACCGGCGCCAGCGGCCTCTCGAAAGAGGGGTACGGCAAGCTCATTCTCGGGGGCGTGAATACCTATACGGGTGATACCACTATTGAGAGCGGCGTGCTGAGCGTCGCGCAAAGCAATAACCTTGGTGATGCCTCCGGAAAAGTGATTCTTGACGGCGGCACCCTGGAAACCCGCACCACGCTGAACCTTAACCGTGATATTTCTCTCACGGACGAAGGCGGTGCCCTTCAGACCGACACCGACACCACGTTGACTGACGATCGCGGGATTAGCGGAACGGGAGATTTGACCAAACTTGGTGACGGGACGCTGCGCTTAACGGGCAAAAACAGCTATACCGGTGCGACAAATATCAAAGGCGGCACCCTGAGTCTTTCGCAGGAGGGTTCGCTTACGGCCTCAAAACAGGTGGATTTGGAGAACGGCACCCTTGATATTTCGACCGCGAATCAGCCGGTAAGCCTGAAAGCGATGAGCGGAGACAGCACGTCAAATGTCACGCTGGGCGGCCAGACGTTAAAACTCACCAATGATAAAACGGGGAGTACTTTTGCCGGGGTGATAAGTGGCTCGGGCGATATTGAACTGAACGGCGTGAACGAAACTCTCAGTGGCGTTAACACTTACAGCGGAAACACCACCGTAACGGACGGATCATTACTGCTGTCTGGCGACGGAAGTCTCGCAGACTCTCAACTACTGACGCTGACCAACAGCCAGTTTGACGTGACGGGGATTAACACGGCAACCAGCATATCGGCGCTTGCCGGCGACAGTACCGCTGAAGTCTTACTCGGCAGCAAAGCACTCACCCTTACCGATGCACAAGGGGACTTCGGCGGAATCTTTACCGGTGACGACTCATCAAACCTGACGATTACATCCGGGGCGCAAACGCTCAGCGGAACCAGCGATCATTTCGAGGGTGACGTGACGGTTGAAAATAATGCGCAACTTTATATCAATGGCTCTTTTGGCAGCGCTCTGAGCCTTATTGAAACGCAGGCTAAGGGTGTCCTGGGTGGTTCGGGTACGGTTGGCGGCGATGTCATCATCGACGATGACGCAACCCTTTCACCGGGCAGCGCAGCAGGAAAACTGGGCACCCTGAATATTGCCGGGGCTTTGCAGCTTAACCAGAACAGCGTGCTGAACTACCAGTTTGGTGAAGCGAATGTTGCGGGGGGCGCGCTTAACTCGCTCACCAGTGTCGGTGGCGACCTGATGCTTGACGGGCAACTGAATGTCAGTGCCTCGCCTGGCGGGAAATTTTTACCCGGCGTCTACCGTCTGTTTAATTATCAGGGGGAGTTAACGGATAACACTCTCGAGGTCAACTCACTTCCGGCGGGTGTCAATCCGGCGGATATCTACGTGCAAACGGCGGTTAAAAATCAGGTTAACCTGATCAACAGCACGACCCGTAATCCACTGAATTTCTGGGAAGGTACCGATTCCGTCGCTAATGACGGAGTCATTTCTGGAGGGGATGGCACCTGGCGTGCCAGCCCCACGTCTGACTGGACCAATCAGTACGGGGCACCTAATGCTAACTGGGCGCAGCAGGGCTTTGCTGTTTTCTCAGCCGCACCGGGCAAAGTGAGCGTGGATAATGTAGATGGCGCCATCAATACCGACGGTATGCAGTTTGTGGTCGACGGCTACCAGTTAGAGGACGGAGAGTTAACGCTACAGAAAAACAGCCAGGCAGACGGGGCGATTATTCGCGTGGGCGACGGCACCACTGCCGGGGCAGTCATCACCGCGACTATCGCCAGCAAACTGACCGGCAATACCGCACTGGTTAAAGAAGATGCGGGCACGCTGATCCTCTCCGGGAATAATGATTATACCGGCGGCACCTATATCAATGGCGGGACGCTTTCTGTAGCCGGTGATGGCAATCTGGGTGAGTCAACCGGCGCGGTTAACCTCAATAACGGCACCCTCCGCGTGACCGATAATATGGTTACGCCGCGTGCCGTGGTGCTGAACAGTCTGAATGATGCGATTGAAGTTGATGCCGATAAGACCCTTACGTTGCAGCAGGGCCTCTCCGGTGCAGGATCGTTGACCAAACAGGGCGCAGGGGAATTGCAGCTTGAGCAGGCGAATACTTACGCAGGCAGCACGCTGATAGCCCAGGGAGTACTGAGCACGCAAAATGCCGGTATTCTGAATGCCTCCTCACCTTTAACCATTGCGCAAAATGCGGGGCTAAACCTGGCAGGGAACACCCAGCAAACCGGTACATTAACCAATGGGGGAACCCTTAATTTCGGTTCTCAGCCGGGAACGCAACTGGTTGTTAACGGTGATTATCAGGGAAACAACGGGCAACTGGTGATGAATGCAGCCCTGGCGGGCGATGACTCCCTGACCGATCAACTGAAAGTCAGCGGTAATACTTCCGGAAATACGCAACTGATTGTTACCAACCGGGCGGGATTAGGGGCACAGACCGTCAACGGCGTTAAAGTGGTGGAGGTGGGCGGTCGATCAGACGGGATTTTCACGTTAAAAAGCGACTATCAGTTCCGCGGGCAGGGAGCCGTAATCGTCGGGCCGTACTCGTATCAGCTCTATAAAAACGGGGTCAGCACGCCGCAGGACGGAGACTGGTACCTGCGCTCGCAGGTGACCAGCCCGGTGCCACCGGCTCCGCCTGCTTCTGTAGATACAACCGACTCAACCGGTTCGTATGGGGCTCCGCCGGCACCGACAGGTTCAGATGTGAGCTCTTCGTCTCAGGCGTTCCGCCCAATCTGGCAGCCGGGAGTCCCGCTTTACGAATCTTATCCGTCCGTACTGGCGCAGTTCAATCATCTCAGCACGCTAAAACAGCGGGTGGGGGGGCGCAACTGGTCGTCATCAGATACGCTGGAGAACGGCGTAGAACTCGGTAGCTGGGGCCGCATGGTCGGGAATAAAACCAAAGAAACCGCAACGTCTTCAGCCACCGACAGCACCCTGCGTACCAACAGTGTGATGTGGCAGGTCGGTGTGGATGGCGTGGTGCATGAAAATGCCAGTGGGACGCTGGTCGCGGGAGTGAATGCGCGCTATGGCAACGTTAACGCAGATATTAAATCCCTGTTCGGCAACGGCAGTATTGACAGCACCGGATATGGCCCGGGCGCCACATTAACCTGGTACGGGAATAACGGCTGGTATGTTGATAACCAGGCGCAGTTTAACTGGTACAGCTCATCGCTTTATTCAGACACCTTAAAACGCAGCATGACGGAAAATAACCATGCATATGGTTATGCGCTGAGTAGTGAAACAGGGAAACATATTCTTTTATCCGATAACTGGACGCTGACACCACAGGCTCAGGTGGTTTATTCCTGGGTTAATTTCCAGGATTTCACCGACCCGTATGGGACACACGTCACGGACGACAGCAACGGAAGTACACTGGTTCGCGTGGGCGTTTCGCCTGAATACCAGCGCGCCTGGTCAAAGGCAAATGAGACTTCGCATCTGCGTGTGTACGGCATTGCGAACCTGGAGAAAGCGTATTCCGCAGCCACGCAGATTGAGGTTTCAAATCTACCGATGACACGTCGCACCCAGACGTTGTGGCAGAGTCTGGGCGGCGGGGGGGAAGTGCAATTAGCCAACGGCAAATACCAGTTCTACGGGGAAGTGAGCGCTAAAACCGCGCTGGAAAACACGCCAGAGAAGAACTACGCGCTTAATGCCACGGCAGGATTTAAGATGAACTTCTGA
- a CDS encoding C2 family cysteine protease has product MSTTQDATASPDVNTINGWTQADYDLLTADFVSTMTSDQIAAMAHPEWIPTATLGSLSASQVAALQSLTTLSNAQFGLLNLTSVSASVMAGWTKDVWAGLTAAQVSLFTKAQIGSFQHASWLPATAAAGLLPSQMAQLSSLYGQFSADWFNHLQLASFTALNASRLNQISAATLSGIDNTHLTALSAAQVASMNNLGAMACAKFGVLNISALSTTQIAALTRMQYEGLTQTQISSLSTTQVQALAHPEWLPAAFINNTDIAQFAALTPAQFADMKPSAIAALDSAHLAVFGGNLQSLSADVLLTIAPRLSQQQLASLTQQQTALLSLSDNTKDTLINSLSDSSLKSIMSSVSAGGNSLFSFQSIEAVLKGFAAGLSDGLSAAQYGDLNTYVQNIGTVCGTRSPTYSLVNCMTTGANGASVSWTSPVDGTLSRMGSLAVGTTSTQFNQLIANWFDGSNDPATSSSAHVEGRPLFVNGTPSINDIHQGGIGDCSLLGGLQAVVNVSPDFIKSMIVQNTNDTYSVRFFNKGVADWVTVDGKAPGNGANMSTSSWATILERANVAFEATYQNDVNAYSSLSGYGNNKLAEITGNTITDYKASHYTEAAWNSTVFDILKTAVLSGEAVDMGSEINTNDDTHFVKSHEMAITAFDADTSKFVITNPWGAYSATGTFEASMDQIWQGGVSEIHISNSAGANSATGQLVTAMASIAPTSAALTTSATQPASAGNALLAATQAA; this is encoded by the coding sequence ATGTCAACAACACAAGATGCGACCGCTTCACCTGATGTAAATACTATTAATGGCTGGACTCAGGCAGATTATGATTTATTAACAGCCGATTTTGTCTCCACCATGACGTCCGATCAGATTGCAGCGATGGCGCACCCGGAATGGATACCGACTGCGACTTTGGGCAGCTTATCTGCCTCTCAGGTGGCAGCCCTACAAAGTTTGACCACTCTGAGTAACGCCCAGTTCGGCCTGCTCAACCTGACAAGCGTCTCCGCATCTGTGATGGCAGGATGGACCAAAGATGTTTGGGCAGGGCTTACCGCCGCGCAGGTTTCATTGTTCACCAAGGCGCAAATCGGCAGTTTCCAGCATGCCAGTTGGTTACCGGCGACGGCTGCCGCAGGCCTGCTGCCATCGCAGATGGCTCAGTTGTCTTCCCTTTACGGTCAATTCAGCGCGGACTGGTTCAATCATCTGCAACTGGCGTCCTTTACGGCGCTGAACGCCAGCCGTTTGAATCAGATTTCTGCCGCCACACTCTCGGGAATTGATAACACGCACCTGACCGCTCTAAGTGCTGCCCAGGTCGCTTCCATGAATAATCTGGGCGCTATGGCATGCGCAAAATTCGGTGTACTAAACATCTCTGCGCTGTCGACCACTCAAATTGCAGCGCTAACCCGCATGCAGTATGAGGGGTTAACTCAAACGCAGATCTCCTCATTGAGCACCACTCAGGTTCAGGCGTTGGCGCACCCGGAATGGCTTCCAGCGGCTTTTATCAATAATACCGACATCGCTCAGTTTGCAGCCTTAACGCCTGCCCAGTTTGCCGATATGAAGCCGTCTGCCATCGCCGCTCTGGATAGCGCGCATCTCGCCGTGTTTGGCGGCAATCTGCAATCTCTCAGTGCTGATGTGCTGCTGACTATCGCGCCACGTTTAAGCCAGCAACAACTTGCATCCCTGACTCAGCAACAGACTGCGCTGTTATCGTTATCAGACAATACCAAAGACACGCTGATTAACAGCCTGAGCGATTCCTCACTGAAAAGCATCATGTCATCTGTTTCAGCCGGTGGTAACTCGCTGTTTAGCTTCCAGTCCATTGAGGCCGTATTGAAGGGTTTTGCTGCGGGCCTGAGCGACGGATTAAGTGCCGCGCAGTACGGCGATCTGAATACCTACGTGCAAAATATTGGCACCGTTTGCGGCACCCGTTCGCCAACATATTCGCTGGTCAATTGCATGACGACGGGAGCGAATGGCGCTTCAGTCTCCTGGACATCGCCGGTGGATGGAACCCTAAGTCGTATGGGCAGCCTTGCCGTGGGGACGACCTCCACACAGTTCAACCAGCTTATCGCCAACTGGTTTGATGGAAGCAATGATCCCGCGACCTCATCATCAGCTCATGTTGAGGGACGCCCGCTGTTTGTTAATGGCACACCGTCTATCAATGATATTCATCAGGGCGGAATTGGGGATTGTTCTCTTCTCGGCGGTCTTCAGGCGGTGGTAAATGTTTCACCTGACTTCATCAAATCGATGATTGTTCAGAATACGAATGACACCTACAGCGTGCGCTTCTTTAATAAAGGCGTTGCCGACTGGGTCACGGTTGATGGTAAAGCCCCGGGCAATGGCGCGAATATGAGTACCTCAAGCTGGGCGACTATTCTTGAGCGGGCCAATGTTGCTTTCGAAGCCACTTATCAAAATGACGTCAACGCCTATTCCAGCCTTAGCGGTTACGGGAACAACAAACTGGCTGAAATCACAGGGAATACGATCACCGATTACAAAGCGAGCCATTACACGGAGGCGGCCTGGAACTCGACTGTTTTCGACATTCTGAAAACGGCGGTGCTTTCCGGGGAAGCTGTGGATATGGGGAGTGAGATAAACACCAATGATGATACCCATTTTGTTAAAAGCCATGAGATGGCGATTACGGCGTTTGATGCGGATACCAGTAAATTTGTGATTACCAATCCGTGGGGCGCATATAGCGCAACGGGGACGTTTGAGGCCTCGATGGATCAAATCTGGCAGGGGGGTGTTAGCGAAATTCACATCTCTAATTCTGCAGGAGCCAACAGTGCAACCGGGCAACTGGTAACGGCGATGGCCAGTATTGCACCGACATCAGCAGCGTTAACAACATCAGCAACACAACCCGCCAGCGCCGGTAATGCACTTCTGGCAGCAACGCAGGCGGCATAA
- a CDS encoding HlyD family type I secretion periplasmic adaptor subunit, giving the protein MKMFNVMPKNFSSDREFLPSVLEVMESPPSPVGVRLLYAIAALFILAFVWSFIGKLDVIASSSGKVQPQGNVKVVESLVTGKVERILVQNGDWVEKGQILATLDTSEVNSQFIDASTSLASYKAETLRRQKENMLVSGITLANPRVNVNDSIVWSDTDVTDDSIKQREATVMQGELAKLNSDLQNILAQIAQNASRETSARNTIASQQSLIETLSQRMTIRKALVAKQVVSQDDWLQVMSSVKEARGNLVSSQSQLADTVSNKAILEAGFIKTRDDFVANNLQQLVTAERQVSSLTQKVVEAKAQLDHMTLRAPINGTVAALSLTTIGQVVSSGNEVMRVVPEGTTMEVIAYVPNQEIGFIREGQQVDIKVDAFPFTRYGTLDGTVVKVSQDAIPTMDAQQSQMDPTHASQANQKNSGGSQATQNLVYPLTIKLNDNHMMIDGRKVNLVPGMGITAEIKTDKRRLIDYLISPVYDMATSSLHER; this is encoded by the coding sequence ATGAAAATGTTCAATGTGATGCCAAAAAACTTTTCCAGCGATCGTGAATTTTTACCTTCGGTTCTGGAAGTCATGGAGTCCCCGCCCTCGCCTGTTGGCGTCCGTTTACTCTATGCCATTGCTGCCTTATTTATTCTGGCTTTTGTCTGGTCATTTATTGGCAAACTGGATGTTATCGCCTCTTCAAGCGGAAAAGTACAGCCGCAGGGAAACGTTAAAGTGGTTGAGTCGCTGGTGACCGGAAAGGTTGAGCGTATTCTGGTGCAGAACGGTGACTGGGTTGAAAAGGGGCAAATTCTGGCCACGCTGGACACCAGTGAAGTGAACTCGCAGTTTATTGATGCAAGCACCAGTCTCGCTTCCTATAAGGCGGAAACGCTGCGTCGCCAGAAAGAAAACATGCTGGTATCCGGTATTACTCTGGCCAACCCGCGCGTGAATGTTAATGACTCCATTGTGTGGAGTGACACCGACGTCACAGATGACAGTATTAAGCAGCGCGAAGCCACGGTTATGCAGGGGGAGCTGGCAAAACTAAATTCAGATTTGCAGAATATTCTTGCGCAGATTGCCCAGAACGCATCGCGTGAAACGTCAGCCAGAAATACCATTGCCTCCCAGCAAAGCCTGATTGAAACGCTATCGCAACGTATGACTATCCGAAAGGCGCTGGTTGCAAAGCAGGTTGTTTCTCAGGATGACTGGCTGCAGGTGATGTCTTCGGTAAAAGAGGCGCGCGGGAATCTGGTTTCCTCCCAGTCGCAACTGGCTGATACGGTGTCAAATAAAGCGATCCTTGAGGCCGGGTTTATTAAAACACGCGATGACTTTGTAGCTAATAATCTCCAGCAACTGGTCACCGCCGAGCGCCAGGTCTCTTCGTTGACCCAAAAAGTCGTTGAAGCGAAAGCGCAGCTTGACCATATGACATTGCGCGCCCCCATCAACGGAACCGTCGCGGCATTAAGCCTGACAACCATTGGTCAGGTGGTGTCTTCCGGAAATGAAGTGATGCGTGTGGTACCGGAAGGCACCACGATGGAAGTTATTGCGTATGTCCCTAATCAGGAAATTGGTTTTATCCGGGAAGGCCAGCAGGTGGATATTAAAGTCGATGCCTTCCCTTTCACCCGGTACGGCACGCTTGATGGCACGGTGGTAAAAGTTTCCCAGGATGCGATCCCGACAATGGACGCTCAGCAATCGCAGATGGACCCGACGCATGCTTCTCAGGCGAATCAGAAAAACAGCGGTGGCAGCCAGGCAACGCAAAATCTGGTATATCCCCTGACCATTAAGCTCAATGATAACCATATGATGATTGATGGCCGCAAAGTTAATCTGGTACCGGGCATGGGGATCACCGCCGAGATTAAAACCGATAAGCGCCGCCTGATCGATTACCTTATTTCGCCTGTCTATGATATGGCAACGAGTTCGCTTCACGAACGTTAA